TATGTAGACGGATTTAATAAGTTCTTTGATGGTAATAACCCTAAACATTTAAGAGCGCAAATTTTGTACACTCCCACGGTATTAAACATAGCGTTGGATTCTGAGAAATTGTTGCGGATGTGTGGGGAAAAGCTACGCAACGCGGGTGGGGAGATTTGGGATGAGACGGAGTTTATTCGGGCTGATGTAGAGCGATCGCAAATTTTACTGCAAGTAAAACACTTGCCAACTGAAGCAGAAAAGCAAGTAAGTGGACGATTACTGATAGATGCAATGGGAACCGCCTCACCGATTGCATGGCAATTAAATGGTGGGCGTGCTTTTGATAGTGTCTGCCCAACTGTAGGTGCTGCGATCGCGAGTGGATTTGAGAAAGAAGTTTGGGATGCTGATTATGGCGATGTCCTCAACAGTCACGGGGATATTTCGCGGGGTCGTCAATTGATTTGGGAATTATTTCCTGGTGCGGGTGAAGAAATCACCGTTTATTTGTTCCATTACCATCAAGTACACCCTGATAACCCTGGCTCTTTGCTAGAAATGTATGAAGACTTTTTTACAATTCTGCCAGAGTATCGCCGTTGCGACATGGATAAACTGATCTGGAAGAAGCCAACATTCGGTTATATTCCAGGTCATTTTAGTGTAGGAAGTAGCGATCGCACTGTTGCCTTTGACCGCATAATTGCCATTGGTGACGCTGCCTCTTTGCAATCTCCTCTAGTGTTCACGGGCTTTGGTTCCCTAGTACGCAACCTGCCGCGCTTAACAAACCTGTTAAATACAGCTTTGAAGCACGACCTTTTAGACGCTAATTCTTTAAATCAAATTCGTGCCTACCAAAGCAACATCTCAGTTACTTGGCTATTTTCCAAAGGCATGATGGTTCCCACAGGCAGTTATTTGCCCCCAGAGCGAATTAATTCCATGCTAAATACCTTTTTTGGGTTATTAGCTGGCGAACCCCCCGCAGTCGCAGACACATTTATTAAAGATCGATTTAATTGGTTAACATTTAATCGACTTGCACTTAAAGCAGCCAGTAAAAACCCAGCGTTGTTACCTTGGATTTGGGAACTCGCTGGTTATCAAGACATACTACGTTGGTTAGGAAGTTATTTGGAGTTTACTGGCAGTTCCCTAGTTAGTTGGCTACTAGCAGCTTGGTTTCCTGCATTCGTCCTAATGTTACAGCCACATTTAGAAAATCGCTTACCTCGTCTGTGGCTATGGTTGTTGACACTAAGTTATGCCATTACTGCTGGTATGGGTCGTCCTCAGAAATTTAATGGTGAACAATTAAAACCGAAAAATTGGGAATTGCTTCAAAGTAAGGGCAAATTTACTGAGGCAGGACAGCCAATAAATGAAATTAATTAGCTCTGGAATTACCCATGAATAGACATCTCCATAAATTAAAGGTGCATTAGCTAGAAACGTTGTAGAGACGTAGCATGGTACGTCTCTACAGTCATTGAAAGGATACTGAGACTTCTGACTCCTCCCTCCTCTCCCCTCTCCCTACTGGTGACGTGGAAATTTTGGCAAATCAATTGCTGCCAACGACTTCAATTTTTTAGCAGGGCGTTGAGGATAAATTACTGGTGATGGCCAATTGGGTTGAGGTAGGATTGGCTCTTGATTGAGGATTGGTTCAGGAGTAGCAAATTTTGATGGTGGTTTAGGTTGAGGTAGAATAGGCTCAGTAGGTAAGCGCGGCTCAGTAGCATTGATATCTGCGAACTGACAAGTCAGCGCTTGCGCGATCGCATTACCCTTTTGTGTTGCTAGCTCCTGCGCCATTTCCTCAACGTCTGGTGCTGGTTCCACCTCTTGCATAGGAACAGGTTCTGGGTTGCTCTGATTTAAAACTACTTCAGAATTCTGATCTGGATTAGGTAAGGTATCATCATCATCATCATCATCCAAAGCATCTAATAAAGCATAAACTGATTCTAACTCTGGCATCTGTTCGAGGAAGTTTTGCTTGAATTCAGGCTCAACAACTGTGGAATTTGCAACTAATTCAGGTTGTTCTTGATCAACTATTGATGAAGAAATTTCTTCATCATTACTATCCTCTAACTGTTCCAAATCTGCTATGGGTGGTGCAATTTGATAATTTGGTAATTCAAAGTTATCAGAATCTGCCTCAATTATGGATGTAAGCTGTGAATTAGTTAACTGAAAACTAATAGAGTTAATATCAGTTAAATTCTCTGGCTGTTTTTTCTGTGGATTAACCTGCTGTTGAGCTAAGTTAAAATTATCCTTAATATTAATTAACTGCTCCGACTCTGTTGTAGCCTGATTAACCTGCTGTTGAGCTAAGTTAGAATGAGCATTAATATTAATTAACTGCTCCGACTCTGTTGTAACCTGATTAACCTGCTGTTGGGCTAAGTTAACATTATGAGCATTAATATTAGTGTTTTCTTCAAACGCATCTTGTTGTGCTGACCAAGGTTTAATCGGTTGCACTTTGGGAATCAAAGATTGTGCCGCTAACACTGTTTTTAGATGGCGCTCCCGCGACTCAAAATTACCTGGTTCAGCTTGAGAGTCATAACCTGGCGCTGGTACTTCCAGACACTTTTCTAAAGCTAGTTTAAATTGCAGAGTTTGCCGTTGCTGTCGTTGTAAGCGAATGTGGAGTTCTTGGCACAAGTTTTCTGCTTGAGATAACCTGTTAGACTGCTCTTGATAACGCTCATGAGTGAGGGTAGATTCTCGCTCTAGATCAACTAATCGTTGTTGGCTGCTTTCTAACTGGTGGGATAAAGTTTCAATTAAAACTTGCTGGCGTTGAGCAACTTTATGAGACGATTCTAGTTCATGGAATAAGCGACTTACCTGCTGTTCAGAGGCATCGAGTACTTCTTTTTGTTGGACTAGCAGTGTTTCTTGTGCTTGCGATCGCGCTTGCTGTGATTGAATTGCTTCTTGGTAATCTCTTAATGCTTGCTCCAACTCACTCACCTGCTTGATTAAACCGCGATTGCGTTGGCGTAAATTTTTAATTACGGTTAACCAATCAGTTTCCTCTGCTGACATAGATTGTTGATCGCTTTGATCAATCAGAGCATCAATTTCAGGTAAGGAATAGTTATTTGAAGTATCAGCTTTACTCATAGCTTTTAATTTGGTCACCCCTAAACACTAACAACTAACTAGGATATGCTTTACATCCCAAAACTATTTACCCAATGCTGCTACTAATAAATCGCGATGAATCAATGAACGATCTACTAATGCCTGAATTTGAGCAGTATTGAGTGGATCGCCATTAGCATAATGTTCTAGCCAAACTTGAGTAATCTCGTTATGATCGTTAGGTATTTGCTCTAACTCCCATCCAGGCATATTCAGTTCTTCCATAAGTTGGCTAACTTTGGGATCGTAACTAATGGCAAAACATTTACATTCATGGGCGGAGGCCATAATTAAAGCGTGATAGCGCATCCCAATAGTCATTTCCACGCCTTGAAACAATCCTTTTAATTTTCTAGGATCTTCTAAGCAAAAAATGTGATTGGCACCACGAAGTTGAGCTTGAATTGATTGAGCAAGGGCGAGATCGCTTGAAGGTTGAAAAGGTACAAGTAATATAGTTGTTTGTGTAGCTGTTTGAAAGTCAACTAAAGCACGAGTTAAGCAATCTATGCGTTCTGGAGTTAGTTGAGGATGCGATCGCAGTGCTACTGCTACTCTAGGTGCAGGTAAGTCCCAAAGATTTTCTACCGGACTTGGTTCTAAATTCCATACAGGATCCGGAGCCATCATACAAGAAATGCCCCATTCTTGTAACAAGAAAGCTGAGGCGCGATCGCGTACTGTAATCGCTGCACAACCGCCAAATGCCCGTTTTGCTACCCAATTAGTTACAGGGCTATTTAAGGGGCCAATACCTTGCGCTAATGCAATCGTTTTTAATCCTAGTCGCTCCGCTATTCCCATCAATCCACCGTAGTAGATGGGGTTACGCAGACTGGTAGCATCTTGCATTAAACTACCGCCACCCATAATTAAGGCATCACAGGAACGTAATGCTTGCCAAACTTGCATAGCATCCATGCGATCGCATGATTCTACTTGATAGCGATCGCGTGTTTCTTTGGGGTTCCCAGAAAGAACTAAAGGAGTTACATTCTCAGGTAACATCTGCAACACCGATGCCAGCAAAGCTTCATCGCCACCATTACCTTTGCCGTAATACCCGCACAAACCTGCTTTAATCTGTCCCATTTTTCCAATGTACCAGCTTTGACTCAGCGATAGAATAAATCAGTTATCAGTTAAGTAGGTGGGCGGAAATAAACCCAACTATGTAAAGTTTTTATTATATAAATGGTAAAACACCTAAAACCATTGCATATATTAAGCCCTGGGTTGTCACCACGTCAGTGCAAACAGTTTTAGCTATTTTCCAAAAACTGTTGAACGGTCAAAATATTAATGCCTCGGAACGGATTTAGAACCAGTAAGTCATCGTCTCTAGTGATAATATACTCGGCATTGCCGCTTACTGCTAATTCTAAAAATTTATTATCTTTTTCGTCTCTACAGTCGTTGATTAATTCATTTGGCTCTATAAATTGAGCCGTTTGTGCTAAACTTCTTAAAAATTCTTCACGTCTAGCTATATGAATATAGCGATTAAATTTGGGACGAGATAGAACTGCTTCTAGTTCTAGAAAAACCGAACTAGATAATAATAAAACTCCTAAATCTTGGGCTTTATCTAGAGCCTGACGTGGTTTGCTTTGACTAAATAATAATGCACTGACTAGCACGTTGGTATCAATAACAAACCTCGGATCATTTATTGTCATTTAAAATTGACTCTAAAATTTCAGGGGTTAACCCTTTAGCTTGGGCTTCCTGGCTAATTGCATCCATTGTGTTTCTTAGCTGAGTAACCGCATCTTGCCTTTGAGTTGCTAATTGCGATCGCATGATAGCAGCAATCTTTAGCTGTACTTGTTCGCGCTCTGCTTCTGTGGCACTGCGGTATGCTTCTGCTACTTCTGGCGGAACTTTGATAACGATTTCTTCTTTGATACTCATTATTGGTTTATTTTTAATAATCTTTGATTCTAATGGTATCTCTAGCCGTTCTAAAGTTTATAGTTCACCATGAGGTCTATTAGTCATCAGCAATCAGTTAACTTAAATTTATGCACGCTCTTTCAATACCTACTTGGATTATTCATGTATCTAGCGTTATCGAGTGGATTGCCGCTATCTGGTTAATCTGGACTTATGGCGAAGTTAGCAATAATCGCTCATGGAGAGCTTTATCGATCGCTATGCTACCAGCCTTAGTAAGCGCCATGTGTGCTTGCACGTGGCATTTTTTTGATAATTTTCCAGGCTTAGAGTGGCTGGTTACACTCCAAGCTAGTATGACGGTTTTGGGTAACTTTACCCTTTGTGTTGCTGGTTGGTGGATTTGGCGTTCATCTAAGTTGGCTAACTCAGTTAGGAGTGATGAATAGATTTCTTCGTCTTCATCAAAGTTTGGTTAATTAGCCACAGATGTAGGCGTAGCCGTGCCGCAGGCTAACACAGATAAACACCGATGCACACAGATGTAATAATTAATCCCTCTCCGGTGTTAACAAGGGGAGTAAGTTCATAATTTGACTTTTGTTGACCTACTAATCAGTAATAATTAAGTCATGATTCCCAAAGAAAGCTTATTTGTTATCTCCCTGTTTCCTTATTTAGGATTTCTGTGGTTTATTACCCAATCTAAGCAAATGCCTCGTTTAGCCTTAATTGGGTTTTACATGACTTTAGTTTTTGTTGGCGTTACCATTCCCGCAGGGATTTATGCCAAAGTCGTTTATGGTCAATCTTTAGCCAATATAGATTGGCTGCATGGTGGCGCTGAATTTTTCTTAACACTCTCAAATATTTTGGTTGTGCTAGGCTTTCGGCAGGCAATAATTCAAAGTAGGCAAGCTTCTAGACAAAAAATTAAGGATGTATGATGTATTGTCTAAATCCCAACTGTCCAACACCACAAAATCCTCAAAATACTAAATTTTGTCTCAGTTGTGGTTCTAAGTTATTACTTAGAGAACGTTATCGAGCAATTAAACCTATTGGACAAGGTGGTTTTGGTAGAACTTTTTTAGCTGTAGATGAAGATAAACCTTCAAAACCGCCTTGTGTAATTAAGCAATTTTACCCGCAAGCGCAAGGAACCAGCACAGTCCAAAAAGCAACCGAGTTATTTAATCAAGAAGCAATACGGTTAGACGAGTTGGGTAGACATCCCCAAATTCCTGAACTGTTGGCATATTTTACCCAAGATGACCGACAGTATTTAGTGCAACAGTTTATTGATGGGCAAAATTTAGCTGAAGAATTAGCTGAGAATGGTACTTTCAATGAAGCGCAAATTAGGCAACTATTAAATGATTTATTGTCAGTACTAGAATTTGTCCATCAACGGCAAGTAATTCACCGAGATATTAAGCCAGAAAATATTATTAGAAACAAGAGCGATCGCAAATTATTTTTAGTCGATTTTGGAGCATCAAAAATTGTCACTAACACTTCTTTGTATCAGCAAGGAACCAGTATTGGCAGCCCTGAATATGTCGCACCAGAACAAGTAAGAGGACAAGCTACTTTTGCTAGTGATATTTATAGTTTAGGTGCTACTTGTATTCATTTATTAACCCAAATATCTCCCTTTGATTTGTATGACATTAATGAAGATGCTTGGGTGTGGCAACAATACTTAACATCAAATTTTAATCCTGAGTTAGGTAGAATTTTAAATAAAATGCTGGAAAGTGTTCCCAGCCGTCGTTATCAATCAGTTGATGAAGTTCTAAAAGATTTTAACAAAATACAAAACGTTCAAGCAAAGCCTCTGCCCGTCGCGCCACCGCCAAAACCTCTTTCACCACCACCTAATCAGCAAGTCTTTAAGCCAGCTTCTAAAGCAAAAAGCTCAATTGATGATGAATTAGCAGAAGTTTCATCTCAATTTCTTAACTCTCCACCATCAACAAATAAAAATCAAGCTTCAGTTTCTCCCAAACCTGCTACTCCTAGCCCTGCTAAGTCTAAAAGTCAGGTTGATCTAGAATTGGAGGACTTAAAATCTGAGTTTCTTGGTTATAAAAATCCCAATAATACTCATAGTTAAGTTAGAGCAAGTACGTTAAACAAATCTTAAAATCCACAATTATTATCCCACCCTTGCCATATCAAGGTGAGGGGTTAAAAAGAGAGCAATTTTAAGTGAAGTTATGTTGACATTATGAGATTCATCAACTCAATATGTCAGGTAATAATAAATAGTAAAAATATTACAGAGCTAGTCAACAAAGTAAAAAACAAAGCTCTTTCTAGTTTACGGCAGAGAAAACCTAGCAAAAACACCGTACTACCAAATAGCAGCAGTGAAAGAATTTGCACTAAATTTTGCCAATTATGAGCGATAAGGGGGTCGGAGGGATCTACAGACATATTGAAGTTCTCCTCTAAGATTGATAAATCTTAACATAATAATTGAGACACCTCAAATCATCTAACTTTTGTTATATATGTAGATGCTAGTTATTTAGAAAAAACCCTTCGTTGTGTATAAATAAGTATTTATACTTATCAAATTTTACTGACGGGCATAATTTTGTTTGTCTTGAGTTCAGCCATAAAACCAGCAGTTTTTAGTCTTTCTAAAGCACCTTCTTGCTCTTGCACCCAAAATTGCTTCCCAAAGCGAACAAACTGACAAGTATCTTGATTAACTACCATACCTAAAACCTGAACTTTAGCGGTTGATGGTTCGCCTGATGATTCTTTTAAAATTGCTTTTAATCTGTCTAGATAGTCTTTATTCTCAATTCGTTGCGGTGTCAGTTGTATCATCACAAAATAATCTGTTTCAAAATCTGATTCAAATTCATTTAGTGAATCATTTGGGTTTTGTGAAGGCTCTTTTGCTAACTCATCAATAGATTTAGCCTCCTCAACAATTAACTGGATTTCCTCATCTCGTTTACTTGCTTTACCTTTCAGCAACAGAGGAGTATTTGCGACCAGTAAATCTTTAATTTTTTCATAAGTATCGCAAAATACTACAGCAGGAGTTTGTTGACCTTCAATATCTGATAGTTTTAGGATAGCCATCGGGCGATTATCTTTTTTAGTCATCACTTGCTTGATTTCTACCAGGATGACAACTACATTGAGATTTTTATTTCTTAAGTTCTGTCCTAAATCGCTGAGATTAATTGGGCTAATTCCACGACTCTTAGCAATGTTGATTGCATCTTTTAGGGGATGCTCTGAGACATAAAAGCCGAGCAGTTCTTGCTCAAACTGCAATTTATCTTTCTGTGAAAAGTCTTCTATGGGTTTGGCTGTTGGGGCAGATTCAAAGCCATTATCAGTCGTATTTAAACCAAATAAATCAAAAAGATTTCCTTGACCAATTTCTTTATCTCTCGCTCGACCTTGCGCCCAAGGAATAATCAATTTTAAATCTTCAATTAATTGTTGTCGATTTGGATTGATTTTATCAAAAGCACCACATTTAATCAAAGCTTCTAAAGTAGAGCTTTTAACGTTTGAAAGACTAACACGTTCGCACAAATCCGCTAAAGATTTAAACGCCCCCTCTTTTCGAGCAGTTAAAATATTTTGAATCGCTCCTTCTCCTACACTTTTTACTGCCGATAGCCCAAACAAGATATTTCCATTACTCGGCGTAAAATTTACTTCAGAACGGTTAATATCTGGCGGTTCAATCTTAATACCTAACGTTTTTTCGCAGTTGTTGAGATATTTCGCTACCTTATCTTGATCGCCACTATTAGCTGTTAGTAGCGCCGCCATGTATTCAACTTTATAATTAGCTTTTAAAAATGCCGTTTGATAAGTTACATAAGCATAAGCTGTGGAATGGGATTTATTAAAGCAATATTCCGCAAATTTAACCATTTGCTCAAATAAATCTTCAGCAATTTTTGACTGAACTCCATTTTTAGCAGCACCCTCAAGAAATGTTTCCCTTTGCTTCTGCATTTCTGATGCTTTTTTCTTGCCCATCGCCCGCCTCAATAAGTCAGCTTGACCTAAAGAATAACCAGCTAAATCTTGAGCAATTTTCATAATTTGCTCTTGATAGACAAGTACGGCATAAGTTTCTTGTAAAATCGGTTCTAATGCTGGATGTTCGTATGCTATATCCTCTCTGCCATGCTTGCGGTCAATAAATTTAGGAATCAGTCCAGCATCTAACGGGCCTGGTCGATAAAGGGCTAAAATAGAAGAAATATCTTCTATGCTTGATGGTTTTAACTTGGCTACCACATCAAGCATCCCTGAAGATTCTAATTGGAATATTCCTTCTAAATCTCCTGATTCTAGCAGTTTATAAGTAGTATCAACATCTTTGATACGTTTCTTTAATGCCCCTTTGGATAAAATTTCATGTGACCTTCTTTCCTCAGCAGTAATATCATCAGGGTTGATGGAATATCCTCGGCTTTGCTGAATTAAATCAATAGTATTTTGAATGATAGTTAGATTTCTTAACCCCAAGAAATCCATTTTTAATAAACCCAGTGATTCCAAATCTTCCATGAAATATTGAGTAATCACTGAACCATCATTATTTTTCTGCAATGGTACAATTTCATCTAATGGTTGGGCAGAAATTACTACTCCAGCAGCGTGTACGCCGAAGGTTTTGTTAGTACCTTCAATTCGCATCGCCATATCAACCCAGTCACGGACTTTCACTATACTTTCGGAACCATCAGGTTTAATAATTATTATTTCTTCATTTTCATATTTTTCTTTAAATTCTGGTGCGGGTGTATCCTGAGAAATCATCACTTTTAGCTTAGTAGGTTTCCCGCGTACTACTGGAATTAACTTCGCCATTTTGTCAGATTCCCCATAGGGTATATTTAATACCCTGGCGACATCTTTTAATACTGATTTAGAAGTTAGTCGGTTAAAGGTAATAATTTGAGCAACTCTTTCTGTGCCATATTTTTCGGTGACGTATTGAATTACATCGTCTCGTCTTTCAATACAGAAATCCGTATCAATATCTGGCATAGATTTCCGTTCGGGGTTCAAGAATCGCTCAAATAGTAACCCGTGATGAACTGGATCAATATTAGTAATTCTCAGGGCGTATGCAACTAAAGAACCAGCAGCACTACCTCTTCCAGGGCCTACGGGAATGTTGTTATCTCTGGCATATTTAATGTAATCCCACACTACTAAAAAGTAGGTAGAAAAACCCATACGCTGAAGCATTTTTAACTCATATTCTAGGCGTTCCCGATAGATGGGATCGAGTTCTGTATAAGTTTTAGTTTTAAAGCGTTCTTGTAGTCCGTCTTTGGCAATTTTCTCTACATAAGTATCGGCGGTATGATCTGGGGGAACGGGATAGTCAGGAAGGCGAGGTTCGTCGAAAATATCGTATGGTTTTACTTTAGCAGCGACTTCTACGGTGTTGGCGATCGCTTCCGCAATTACATCATCTGGTAAATGATCTCGAAATAGTTTCGCCATTTCTTCTGCGGACTTGAGATACTCCGTACCGCTATAGCGCATTCGATTATCTTCTACTATTAATTTGCCTGTTTGAATGCACAATAAGGCATCATGCGCTTCTACGTCATAACAAGAAATAAAATGGGAATCATTGGTTGCAACAATTTTAATTCCTAATTCTTTGGCAATCTTAACAATTTCAACATTAACAACTCGATCTTCCTGAGAACCGTGATCTTGAATCTCTAGATAATAATCATCACCAAATACATCTTTATACCATTGGGCAACCTGACGGGCAATATCAAGTCTACCCCTCATAATTGCTTGAGGAATTTCACCGCCTAAGCAAGCACTGGTGACAATCAAACCTTCGTGATATTGTTTGAGTAATTCTTTATTAATACAAGGACGGGCAAAGATACCTTTGCCTTGCATTCCTTTGAGGTGAGAAATAGTGGTTAATTTAACTAAGTTTTTATAACCTTGAGTATTTTTTGCTAAAACGACTTGATGATATTTTTTACAGCGTTTTTTCTCTTCAATATCGCCGTTAATCACATACATTTCATTGCCAATAATTGGCTTAACATTTTTGTTGCGACAGATTTTGATTAATTCCACTGCGCCATACATAACGCCGTGATCGGTGAGTGCGATCGCCTCCATCCCTAATTCTTTAGCTTTATCCACTAGCGCGTCTAATTGACTAGCACCATCAAGCAAGCTGTAATCACTGTGTATGTGTAGACCCACAAAAGACATAAATATTTTACTCCTATAAGAAAGTTATGTGCAATTAAAATTTTATGGCAATTATTTTTTTTAATACTAATAATATTTTACCATCTTTTATGATAGACAAGCTTACTTCTACTTAAATGTGCCGTCATGGATATATTTTGCACATAGCAATATTTGTGAATTATGAATGAAAAGTATTTTTTGATGAAGTTTTTAAAGACTGAACATATTGAACCAGTTCAGGAAAAAACTCACCGAAATTAGACTCAAAGCAGTGATAGCTATTCTCCAAATCTTGTGTAGCTTCTGCTAGGTTGTTTTTGCGCTTTAATTTTAAAGATAATCTTGAAAGAGCAGCATTAATTCCTGAGATTTCGCTATATGACACCAATAAGTTGTTTGATATCATATCAGGTAATATTTTAATTAAAGATTCTGGCAATAGATTCCGGTAATCTTCTAAAATTTGATAAACTTTCACAGCAAAGTCATTAAGCGATACAGCAGAATAATTAGACCATTTTTTTGCTAGGTAATGATCGTAAAAAACATCAACTATTATTCCTGCGTAACGTTTTTGATTGTCATTAATCAACTGTTTACTTTTTTTGAAGAATATATGTGAATCAGTAAACAAATCAATTTTTCTGTGTAACTTTAT
Above is a window of Oculatellaceae cyanobacterium DNA encoding:
- a CDS encoding putative toxin-antitoxin system toxin component, PIN family, with the protein product MTINDPRFVIDTNVLVSALLFSQSKPRQALDKAQDLGVLLLSSSVFLELEAVLSRPKFNRYIHIARREEFLRSLAQTAQFIEPNELINDCRDEKDNKFLELAVSGNAEYIITRDDDLLVLNPFRGINILTVQQFLENS
- a CDS encoding ACP phosphodiesterase; this translates as MNYLAHLYLAEDTPESIVGNLLGDFVKGSAINDYSEGIKAGIKLHRKIDLFTDSHIFFKKSKQLINDNQKRYAGIIVDVFYDHYLAKKWSNYSAVSLNDFAVKVYQILEDYRNLLPESLIKILPDMISNNLLVSYSEISGINAALSRLSLKLKRKNNLAEATQDLENSYHCFESNFGEFFPELVQYVQSLKTSSKNTFHS
- a CDS encoding DUF2499 domain-containing protein; protein product: MHALSIPTWIIHVSSVIEWIAAIWLIWTYGEVSNNRSWRALSIAMLPALVSAMCACTWHFFDNFPGLEWLVTLQASMTVLGNFTLCVAGWWIWRSSKLANSVRSDE
- the csaB gene encoding polysaccharide pyruvyl transferase CsaB, with protein sequence MGQIKAGLCGYYGKGNGGDEALLASVLQMLPENVTPLVLSGNPKETRDRYQVESCDRMDAMQVWQALRSCDALIMGGGSLMQDATSLRNPIYYGGLMGIAERLGLKTIALAQGIGPLNSPVTNWVAKRAFGGCAAITVRDRASAFLLQEWGISCMMAPDPVWNLEPSPVENLWDLPAPRVAVALRSHPQLTPERIDCLTRALVDFQTATQTTILLVPFQPSSDLALAQSIQAQLRGANHIFCLEDPRKLKGLFQGVEMTIGMRYHALIMASAHECKCFAISYDPKVSQLMEELNMPGWELEQIPNDHNEITQVWLEHYANGDPLNTAQIQALVDRSLIHRDLLVAALGK
- a CDS encoding serine/threonine-protein kinase; translated protein: MMYCLNPNCPTPQNPQNTKFCLSCGSKLLLRERYRAIKPIGQGGFGRTFLAVDEDKPSKPPCVIKQFYPQAQGTSTVQKATELFNQEAIRLDELGRHPQIPELLAYFTQDDRQYLVQQFIDGQNLAEELAENGTFNEAQIRQLLNDLLSVLEFVHQRQVIHRDIKPENIIRNKSDRKLFLVDFGASKIVTNTSLYQQGTSIGSPEYVAPEQVRGQATFASDIYSLGATCIHLLTQISPFDLYDINEDAWVWQQYLTSNFNPELGRILNKMLESVPSRRYQSVDEVLKDFNKIQNVQAKPLPVAPPPKPLSPPPNQQVFKPASKAKSSIDDELAEVSSQFLNSPPSTNKNQASVSPKPATPSPAKSKSQVDLELEDLKSEFLGYKNPNNTHS
- a CDS encoding DNA polymerase III subunit alpha; this encodes MSFVGLHIHSDYSLLDGASQLDALVDKAKELGMEAIALTDHGVMYGAVELIKICRNKNVKPIIGNEMYVINGDIEEKKRCKKYHQVVLAKNTQGYKNLVKLTTISHLKGMQGKGIFARPCINKELLKQYHEGLIVTSACLGGEIPQAIMRGRLDIARQVAQWYKDVFGDDYYLEIQDHGSQEDRVVNVEIVKIAKELGIKIVATNDSHFISCYDVEAHDALLCIQTGKLIVEDNRMRYSGTEYLKSAEEMAKLFRDHLPDDVIAEAIANTVEVAAKVKPYDIFDEPRLPDYPVPPDHTADTYVEKIAKDGLQERFKTKTYTELDPIYRERLEYELKMLQRMGFSTYFLVVWDYIKYARDNNIPVGPGRGSAAGSLVAYALRITNIDPVHHGLLFERFLNPERKSMPDIDTDFCIERRDDVIQYVTEKYGTERVAQIITFNRLTSKSVLKDVARVLNIPYGESDKMAKLIPVVRGKPTKLKVMISQDTPAPEFKEKYENEEIIIIKPDGSESIVKVRDWVDMAMRIEGTNKTFGVHAAGVVISAQPLDEIVPLQKNNDGSVITQYFMEDLESLGLLKMDFLGLRNLTIIQNTIDLIQQSRGYSINPDDITAEERRSHEILSKGALKKRIKDVDTTYKLLESGDLEGIFQLESSGMLDVVAKLKPSSIEDISSILALYRPGPLDAGLIPKFIDRKHGREDIAYEHPALEPILQETYAVLVYQEQIMKIAQDLAGYSLGQADLLRRAMGKKKASEMQKQRETFLEGAAKNGVQSKIAEDLFEQMVKFAEYCFNKSHSTAYAYVTYQTAFLKANYKVEYMAALLTANSGDQDKVAKYLNNCEKTLGIKIEPPDINRSEVNFTPSNGNILFGLSAVKSVGEGAIQNILTARKEGAFKSLADLCERVSLSNVKSSTLEALIKCGAFDKINPNRQQLIEDLKLIIPWAQGRARDKEIGQGNLFDLFGLNTTDNGFESAPTAKPIEDFSQKDKLQFEQELLGFYVSEHPLKDAINIAKSRGISPINLSDLGQNLRNKNLNVVVILVEIKQVMTKKDNRPMAILKLSDIEGQQTPAVVFCDTYEKIKDLLVANTPLLLKGKASKRDEEIQLIVEEAKSIDELAKEPSQNPNDSLNEFESDFETDYFVMIQLTPQRIENKDYLDRLKAILKESSGEPSTAKVQVLGMVVNQDTCQFVRFGKQFWVQEQEGALERLKTAGFMAELKTNKIMPVSKI
- a CDS encoding DUF3593 domain-containing protein; translation: MIPKESLFVISLFPYLGFLWFITQSKQMPRLALIGFYMTLVFVGVTIPAGIYAKVVYGQSLANIDWLHGGAEFFLTLSNILVVLGFRQAIIQSRQASRQKIKDV
- a CDS encoding flavin-dependent dehydrogenase, with the protein product MKEILYLEVPTPDLDAVRTWLQEQWIPEEGGKTLTPDGIKLKLAHSYTSDIGKISDISVFVWSVQRTTYLKAFRTSTAAISSEKKLLQHLTTEIRKQFPNQYPEPPEVNLSQQSIFEALAPHYPLTVKYFQKMPNGEYDLKRVYWWEKRWRDSVRNPQQPTQVVFGRQGTGDTGLVTREEKNATVSDSPSPITNHQSPIPDYDLIYIGGALGVIHAAVMAQLGYRVLLIERLPFGRMNREWNISRQELQSLIDLGLFTAAEVESLIAREYVDGFNKFFDGNNPKHLRAQILYTPTVLNIALDSEKLLRMCGEKLRNAGGEIWDETEFIRADVERSQILLQVKHLPTEAEKQVSGRLLIDAMGTASPIAWQLNGGRAFDSVCPTVGAAIASGFEKEVWDADYGDVLNSHGDISRGRQLIWELFPGAGEEITVYLFHYHQVHPDNPGSLLEMYEDFFTILPEYRRCDMDKLIWKKPTFGYIPGHFSVGSSDRTVAFDRIIAIGDAASLQSPLVFTGFGSLVRNLPRLTNLLNTALKHDLLDANSLNQIRAYQSNISVTWLFSKGMMVPTGSYLPPERINSMLNTFFGLLAGEPPAVADTFIKDRFNWLTFNRLALKAASKNPALLPWIWELAGYQDILRWLGSYLEFTGSSLVSWLLAAWFPAFVLMLQPHLENRLPRLWLWLLTLSYAITAGMGRPQKFNGEQLKPKNWELLQSKGKFTEAGQPINEIN